In Streptomyces longhuiensis, the following proteins share a genomic window:
- a CDS encoding HAD-IC family P-type ATPase, producing MTHIDAGSELDPVHPVPLPQRARGLTTGEVAERVARGEINDIPVHSSRSTTEIIRANVFTRFNAIIGVLWLIMLFVAPFQDSLFGYVILANTGIGIIQELRAKKTLDSLAVIGEAKPTVRRDGRATEISTSAIVLGDLIEIGPGDKIVVDGVCAEADGLEIDESLLTGEADPVVKHHGDQVMSGSFVVAGGGAFTATKVGREAYAAQLAEEASRFTLVHSELRTGISTILKYVTWMMVPTAIGLVISQLVVKENDFKDSVARTVGGIVPMVPEGLVLLTSVAFAIGVIRLGRKQCLVQELPAIEGLARVDTVCLDKTGTLTEGGMDVTELRPLGGADEGYVRKVLGALGESDPRPNASLQAIIDAYPDSEEWRCTESLPFSSARKYSGAAFSEGDGTTSAWLLGAPDVLLPAGHPVLAETEELNHRGLRVLLLARARGDLDDRAVEKGAEAVALVAMEQRLRPDAADTLRYFADQGVHAKVISGDNAVSVGAVAGKLGLAGAQDTVDARTLPADQAGMAKALDENTVFGRVTPQQKRDMVGALQSHGHTVAMTGDGVNDVLALKDADIGVSMGSGSEATRAVAQIVLLNNSFSTLPSVVAEGRRVIGNITRVASLFLVKTVYSVLLAVLVVCFQIEYPFLPRHLTLLSTLTIGIPAFFLALAPNKERAKPQFVRRVMRYAIPGGVVAGTATFVTYVIARHYYTGSGALDAETSSATLTLFLVSMWVLAIIARPYTWWRVCLVAAMGAAFLLVLVVPWLQDFFALKLVGASMPWTAVGIAAVAAVALEYAWRWVDRRFPV from the coding sequence ATGACGCACATCGACGCGGGCTCCGAGCTGGACCCCGTCCACCCGGTGCCGCTCCCCCAGCGGGCGAGGGGGCTCACCACCGGCGAGGTGGCCGAGCGCGTCGCGCGCGGCGAGATCAACGACATACCGGTCCACAGCTCCCGCTCCACCACCGAGATCATCCGCGCGAACGTCTTCACGCGGTTCAACGCGATCATCGGCGTCCTCTGGCTGATCATGCTGTTCGTCGCGCCGTTCCAGGACAGCCTCTTCGGCTACGTCATCCTCGCGAACACCGGCATCGGCATCATCCAGGAGCTGCGCGCCAAGAAGACCCTCGACTCGCTCGCCGTCATCGGTGAGGCGAAACCGACGGTCCGCCGCGACGGGCGCGCCACCGAGATCTCCACCTCCGCCATCGTCCTCGGCGACCTGATCGAGATCGGGCCGGGCGACAAGATCGTCGTGGACGGTGTGTGCGCCGAGGCCGACGGGCTGGAGATCGACGAGTCCCTGCTCACCGGCGAGGCCGACCCCGTCGTCAAGCACCACGGCGACCAGGTCATGTCCGGCAGCTTCGTCGTCGCCGGCGGCGGCGCCTTCACCGCCACGAAGGTCGGCCGCGAGGCCTACGCCGCGCAGCTCGCCGAGGAGGCCAGCCGCTTCACCCTCGTCCACTCCGAGCTGCGCACCGGCATCTCCACCATCCTCAAGTACGTCACCTGGATGATGGTCCCGACCGCGATCGGCCTCGTCATCAGCCAGCTCGTGGTCAAGGAGAACGACTTCAAGGACTCCGTCGCGCGGACCGTCGGCGGCATCGTGCCGATGGTCCCCGAGGGGCTCGTCCTGCTCACCTCCGTCGCCTTCGCGATCGGCGTGATCCGCCTCGGCCGCAAGCAGTGCCTCGTCCAGGAACTCCCCGCCATCGAGGGCCTCGCCCGCGTCGACACCGTCTGCCTCGACAAGACGGGCACCCTCACCGAGGGCGGCATGGACGTCACCGAGCTGCGTCCGCTCGGCGGCGCCGACGAGGGCTACGTACGCAAGGTGCTCGGCGCGCTCGGCGAGTCCGACCCGCGGCCCAACGCCTCGCTCCAGGCGATCATCGACGCCTACCCCGACAGCGAGGAGTGGCGCTGCACCGAGTCGCTGCCCTTCTCCTCCGCCCGCAAGTACAGCGGCGCCGCGTTCAGCGAGGGCGACGGCACCACCAGCGCGTGGCTGCTCGGCGCGCCCGACGTTCTCCTGCCGGCCGGGCACCCGGTGCTCGCCGAGACCGAAGAGCTCAACCACCGCGGCCTGCGCGTCCTGCTCCTGGCCCGCGCCCGCGGCGACCTCGACGACCGTGCGGTCGAGAAGGGCGCCGAGGCCGTCGCCCTGGTCGCGATGGAGCAGCGGCTGCGGCCCGACGCGGCGGACACGCTGCGGTACTTCGCCGACCAGGGTGTCCACGCGAAGGTCATCTCCGGGGACAACGCGGTGTCGGTGGGCGCCGTCGCCGGGAAGCTGGGCCTCGCGGGTGCCCAGGACACGGTCGACGCCCGCACGCTCCCCGCCGACCAGGCCGGGATGGCCAAGGCCCTCGACGAGAACACCGTGTTCGGTCGCGTCACCCCGCAGCAGAAGCGCGACATGGTCGGCGCCCTCCAGTCCCACGGGCACACGGTCGCGATGACGGGCGACGGCGTGAACGACGTGCTCGCCCTCAAGGACGCCGACATCGGCGTCTCCATGGGCTCGGGCTCGGAGGCGACCCGCGCCGTCGCGCAGATCGTGCTCCTCAACAACAGCTTCTCCACGCTGCCGTCGGTCGTCGCCGAGGGCCGCCGCGTCATCGGAAACATCACGCGCGTCGCGTCCCTGTTCCTGGTCAAGACGGTCTACTCGGTACTGCTCGCCGTCCTCGTGGTCTGCTTCCAGATCGAGTACCCGTTCCTGCCCCGGCACCTGACGCTGCTGTCGACGCTGACGATCGGCATCCCCGCGTTCTTCCTGGCGCTCGCGCCCAACAAGGAGCGGGCCAAACCGCAGTTCGTGAGGCGCGTGATGCGGTACGCGATCCCGGGCGGCGTCGTCGCCGGGACCGCCACCTTCGTGACGTACGTGATCGCCCGGCACTACTACACGGGCTCCGGCGCGCTCGACGCCGAGACGAGTTCGGCGACGCTGACGCTGTTCCTCGTCTCGATGTGGGTCCTCGCGATCATCGCGCGGCCCTACACGTGGTGGCGGGTGTGCCTGGTGGCCGCGATGGGCGCGGCGTTCCTGCTCGTCCTCGTGGTGCCGTGGCTCCAGGACTTCTTCGCGCTGAAGCTGGTGGGTGCGTCGATGCCGTGGACGGCGGTCGGCATCGCGGCGGTGGCGGCGGTCGCCCTGGAATACGCATGGCGCTGGGTCGACCGCCGCTTTCCCGTGTGA
- a CDS encoding sacsin N-terminal ATP-binding-like domain-containing protein, translated as MSKIVRPAAEGMDPFGTARLRRGVLDAWAGSPARFREDANAEEDLALGGYRDRLVVELAQNAADAAARAGGTSGGRFSLTLRDGVLVAANTGAPLDAAGVESLSTLRASAKREQGAGAVGRFGVGFAAVLAVTDEPAVVGRTGGVRWSLAEARGLAADTARHSPGLGDELRRRDGHVPLLRLPFAAEGSAPDPYETVVILPLRDAAAQALAARLIDAIDDSLLLALPGLDEVVVETESGTRILRRRTDGPYVAVDDVREDAASGGRESVTTRWRVLVRNGPLEAALLADRPLEERLRPHWSVTWAVPVDADGAPEPPRSAPVLHAPTPSDEPLGVPALLIASFPLDTTRRHAAPGPLTDFLVERAADAYAELLAGWRPVSTAVLGLVPGPLGRGELDGSLRGAILARLPRTAFLPPALPRTKDDADGLPETLRPREAEVVEGAGAETVQVLAEVLPSLLPAGLERRVELRTLEVARVPLTEAVDRLAGLEKEPGWWRRLYDSLAGVDPDRLTGLPVPLAGGRTTIGPRQVLLPMPDATPGETLARLGLKVAHVDAAHPLLEKLGALPATPRAVLTTPQVRAAVAGSLDDDAWSLDDDGPVGVDELAELVLTLVRDANLEPGDEPWLGALALPDDEGELAPAGELLLPGSPFAQVVREGELAMVDGDLAERWGEQPLAACGVLAGFALVRAADVVLDPDELDPRDSDFAEPDDAGLLDAVDVWCEDVLDRLPDTPVPPVATELVAVRDLDLVDDDRWPQALALLSRPPLRDALTQPVRVLLPDGTHEIVRPYTAWWLRDHPVLDGRRPAGLRAAGGDPLLAGLYDPADATGFEDEQVLRALGVRTSVAALLDEPGGAAELLDRLADPEREVGAAQLHGLYGALADLDPEQVTLPDELRAVVDGEVRVVDAADAVVADAPDLLPLAGGLALLPVSPGRAADLADLFQVRRLSATADAEVTQEGAEHPVPESVRTLLGPATPQTYVEHEELFVAGVEVDWRRTSDGTVHASTLEGVAAGLAWAAGQWPRRFEVAALLEDPSRTAELARDRWFD; from the coding sequence GTGAGCAAGATCGTGCGCCCGGCAGCCGAGGGGATGGACCCGTTCGGGACGGCCCGCCTGCGGCGTGGGGTTCTCGATGCCTGGGCGGGCAGCCCGGCCCGCTTCCGTGAGGACGCCAACGCCGAGGAGGACCTCGCCCTCGGCGGCTACCGCGACCGCCTCGTCGTCGAGCTCGCCCAGAACGCCGCCGACGCGGCCGCCCGCGCAGGTGGCACCTCAGGTGGTCGCTTCTCCCTGACCCTGCGCGACGGAGTGCTCGTCGCCGCGAACACCGGCGCGCCGCTGGACGCCGCCGGTGTCGAGTCGCTGTCCACGCTGCGTGCCTCCGCCAAGCGCGAGCAGGGCGCCGGCGCGGTGGGCCGGTTCGGCGTCGGGTTCGCCGCCGTCCTCGCCGTGACCGACGAGCCCGCGGTCGTCGGCCGCACGGGCGGGGTGCGCTGGTCGCTCGCCGAGGCGCGCGGCCTCGCCGCCGACACGGCGCGGCACAGCCCCGGCCTCGGCGACGAACTGCGCCGCCGGGACGGCCATGTGCCGTTGCTCAGGCTCCCGTTCGCCGCGGAGGGCTCGGCCCCGGACCCGTACGAGACCGTCGTGATCCTGCCGCTGCGCGACGCCGCGGCACAGGCGCTCGCGGCGCGGCTCATCGACGCCATCGACGACTCCCTCCTCCTCGCCCTGCCCGGTCTCGACGAGGTCGTCGTGGAGACCGAGTCGGGGACGCGCATCCTGCGCCGCAGGACCGACGGGCCGTACGTGGCGGTGGACGACGTGCGCGAGGACGCCGCGTCCGGCGGGCGCGAGAGCGTCACGACCCGCTGGCGTGTCCTCGTCCGCAACGGCCCGCTCGAAGCCGCGCTCCTCGCCGACCGGCCCCTCGAAGAGCGCCTCCGCCCGCACTGGTCCGTGACCTGGGCCGTGCCGGTGGACGCGGACGGCGCCCCCGAGCCGCCCCGCAGCGCGCCCGTGCTCCACGCGCCGACCCCCAGCGACGAGCCGCTCGGCGTGCCCGCGCTGCTCATCGCCTCGTTCCCCCTCGACACGACCCGGCGGCACGCCGCCCCGGGACCGCTCACCGACTTCCTGGTGGAGCGCGCCGCCGACGCCTACGCCGAACTCCTCGCCGGATGGCGCCCGGTGAGCACCGCCGTCCTCGGCCTGGTGCCGGGCCCGCTCGGCCGGGGCGAGCTGGACGGCAGCCTGCGCGGGGCGATCCTGGCCCGGCTGCCGCGCACCGCGTTCCTGCCGCCCGCGCTGCCGCGCACGAAGGACGACGCCGACGGACTGCCCGAGACGCTGCGGCCGCGCGAGGCCGAGGTCGTCGAGGGCGCCGGCGCCGAGACCGTGCAGGTCCTCGCCGAGGTCCTGCCGAGCCTGCTGCCCGCCGGACTCGAACGCCGCGTCGAGCTGCGGACCCTGGAGGTCGCCCGGGTCCCGCTGACGGAGGCGGTCGACCGGCTCGCCGGTCTGGAGAAGGAGCCGGGCTGGTGGCGGCGCCTGTACGACAGCCTCGCGGGCGTCGACCCGGACCGGCTCACCGGGCTCCCGGTGCCGCTGGCGGGAGGGCGTACGACGATCGGGCCGCGGCAGGTGCTGCTGCCCATGCCGGACGCGACACCGGGTGAGACGCTCGCCCGGCTCGGCCTCAAGGTCGCCCACGTGGACGCCGCGCACCCCCTGCTCGAGAAGCTGGGCGCGCTGCCCGCGACGCCCCGAGCCGTCCTGACGACGCCTCAGGTGCGGGCGGCCGTCGCCGGTTCGCTGGACGACGACGCCTGGTCCCTCGACGACGACGGCCCGGTCGGCGTGGACGAGCTCGCCGAGCTGGTCCTCACCCTCGTACGGGACGCGAACCTGGAGCCCGGGGACGAGCCGTGGCTGGGCGCGCTCGCGCTGCCCGACGACGAGGGTGAGCTGGCGCCCGCCGGTGAACTCCTGCTGCCCGGAAGCCCGTTCGCGCAGGTCGTCCGCGAGGGCGAACTCGCCATGGTGGACGGCGACCTCGCCGAGCGGTGGGGCGAACAGCCCCTCGCCGCGTGCGGCGTCCTCGCCGGGTTCGCCCTGGTCCGCGCCGCCGACGTGGTCCTCGACCCGGACGAACTCGACCCGCGCGACAGCGACTTCGCGGAGCCGGACGACGCGGGCCTGCTCGACGCCGTCGACGTGTGGTGCGAGGACGTACTCGACCGGCTGCCCGACACCCCCGTGCCGCCCGTCGCCACCGAACTCGTCGCCGTGCGCGACCTGGACCTCGTCGACGACGACCGCTGGCCCCAGGCCCTCGCCCTGCTCTCCCGCCCGCCGCTGCGCGACGCCCTCACCCAGCCCGTACGGGTCCTGCTGCCCGACGGCACGCACGAGATCGTCCGCCCGTACACGGCCTGGTGGCTGCGCGACCACCCCGTCCTCGACGGCCGCCGGCCGGCCGGCCTGCGCGCGGCGGGCGGCGACCCGCTGCTCGCCGGGCTCTACGACCCGGCGGACGCGACCGGGTTCGAGGACGAGCAGGTGCTGCGCGCGCTCGGCGTACGCACCTCCGTCGCCGCGCTCCTCGACGAGCCCGGCGGCGCGGCCGAGCTCCTCGACCGGCTCGCCGACCCGGAGCGCGAGGTCGGCGCGGCCCAACTCCACGGCCTGTACGGGGCGCTGGCCGACCTGGACCCGGAGCAGGTGACCCTGCCCGACGAGCTGCGGGCCGTGGTGGACGGAGAGGTCAGGGTCGTGGACGCGGCCGACGCCGTCGTCGCGGACGCGCCCGATCTGCTGCCCCTGGCCGGAGGGCTGGCCCTGCTGCCGGTGAGTCCGGGGCGGGCCGCGGACCTGGCGGACCTGTTCCAGGTGCGACGGCTGAGCGCGACCGCGGACGCCGAGGTCACACAGGAGGGCGCCGAACATCCGGTGCCGGAGTCCGTACGGACCCTGCTCGGACCGGCGACCCCGCAGACGTACGTCGAGCACGAGGAGCTGTTCGTCGCCGGGGTGGAGGTCGACTGGCGGCGCACGTCCGACGGCACGGTCCACGCCTCGACCCTGGAGGGCGTGGCGGCGGGCCTGGCGTGGGCGGCGGGCCAGTGGCCGCGCCGCTTCGAGGTCGCGGCCCTGCTGGAGGACCCTTCCCGCACAGCGGAGTTGGCCCGGGACCGCTGGTTCGACTGA
- a CDS encoding DUF3027 domain-containing protein, producing the protein MSAATTRSRTPDRLCAEAVGLARTAAEEAAAPGVVGEHVDVVVEGDRVVTHLFECKEFGYRGWRWAVTVARASRAKVVTLDETVLLPGPDALLAPEWVPWSERLRPGDMGPGDLLPTDAEDLRLEPGYSGEDAPPPNSVVSHEMAELVEAEDAELTVGPPAELPVAPERGSIASVAEELGMRRARVLSRYGLHIAADRWDEAYGAKTQMAQAAPATCVSCGFLAPIGGSLGQAFGVCGNEFSPADGRVVSLSYGCGGHSEAAVMPKPPRPAPPVIDETRVDPFPLRPAADSGSVPSAPDGTEDLGHS; encoded by the coding sequence GTGAGCGCAGCGACAACGCGAAGCCGCACCCCTGACCGTCTGTGCGCCGAGGCGGTAGGCCTCGCGCGGACCGCGGCCGAGGAAGCCGCCGCGCCAGGAGTCGTGGGCGAGCACGTCGACGTGGTCGTCGAGGGCGACCGGGTCGTCACGCACCTCTTCGAGTGCAAGGAGTTCGGCTACCGCGGCTGGCGGTGGGCCGTGACGGTCGCGCGGGCCTCGCGCGCCAAGGTCGTCACCCTCGACGAGACGGTTCTGCTGCCCGGACCCGACGCGCTCCTCGCCCCCGAGTGGGTGCCGTGGAGCGAGCGTCTGCGGCCCGGCGACATGGGCCCCGGGGACCTGCTCCCGACCGACGCCGAGGATCTTCGGCTCGAGCCCGGCTATTCGGGTGAGGACGCCCCGCCGCCGAACTCCGTGGTGTCCCATGAGATGGCCGAACTCGTCGAGGCGGAGGACGCCGAGCTGACGGTGGGACCGCCCGCGGAACTGCCCGTCGCGCCCGAGCGCGGCTCCATCGCGTCGGTCGCCGAGGAGCTCGGCATGCGACGCGCCCGGGTCCTGTCCCGATACGGCCTCCACATCGCGGCCGACCGCTGGGACGAGGCGTACGGGGCGAAGACACAGATGGCTCAGGCGGCGCCCGCCACCTGCGTGTCCTGCGGATTCCTCGCCCCGATCGGCGGCTCGCTCGGCCAGGCCTTCGGTGTCTGCGGCAACGAGTTCTCCCCGGCGGACGGCCGGGTCGTCTCCCTCTCGTACGGCTGCGGCGGCCACTCCGAGGCGGCCGTCATGCCGAAGCCCCCGCGCCCGGCCCCGCCGGTGATCGACGAGACACGCGTGGACCCGTTCCCGCTCCGCCCCGCGGCGGACTCGGGCTCGGTCCCGAGCGCCCCGGACGGTACGGAGGACCTGGGGCACTCGTAG